The following proteins come from a genomic window of Cronobacter muytjensii ATCC 51329:
- a CDS encoding isochorismatase family protein: protein MSVPKVVMVIDMQNGVFATPRFDREGRVARINQLMAGAEQVIIIQHAEAGGLEEGTAGFAVLPTLNVPANALRVTKTACDAFWRTPLEALLREHNVDAFVVCGCASDYCVDTTIKQAASRGFRVTIAGDAHTTADRTAATAAVLIEHYNEMWRNLTMPGNPLRVLSTGEILTAWQAN from the coding sequence ATGTCTGTACCAAAGGTTGTGATGGTTATCGATATGCAAAACGGCGTTTTCGCGACGCCACGTTTTGACCGGGAAGGGCGCGTCGCCCGCATTAATCAGCTGATGGCGGGGGCAGAGCAGGTCATTATCATTCAGCACGCCGAGGCGGGCGGGCTGGAAGAGGGAACAGCCGGGTTTGCGGTGTTGCCAACACTCAACGTACCCGCAAACGCCCTGCGGGTGACGAAAACCGCCTGCGACGCCTTCTGGCGCACGCCGCTTGAGGCGCTACTGCGCGAGCATAACGTCGACGCGTTCGTGGTATGCGGCTGCGCCAGCGACTACTGCGTGGATACCACTATCAAACAGGCCGCGAGCCGCGGCTTTCGCGTTACCATCGCCGGGGATGCGCATACCACCGCCGATCGTACTGCCGCCACCGCGGCGGTGCTCATCGAGCATTACAACGAGATGTGGCGCAACCTGACGATGCCGGGCAATCCGCTGCGCGTGCTGAGTACCGGGGAGATCCTCACTGCGTGGCAGGCGAACTAA
- a CDS encoding helix-turn-helix domain-containing protein, giving the protein MLDLVKPLHHLDALQRHLGPAGTPFDIDAHCELSFFNEQGEPQCWFFKEGSLNLWREQNRIHVDLMTSPLYLSFSDAVIPEPLRYTLMTETPCRGFRMPVRRAIEIIEHRQLWKSFCHWQTWLMRSFEWRDAHFIGTTTYSQIRATLLTMARWSPELRAQIGVIHHIQNHTHISRSVIAEVLAELRKGKYIEMQKGKLVAVNKLPLNY; this is encoded by the coding sequence GTGTTAGACCTGGTAAAACCCCTTCATCATCTCGATGCCCTTCAGCGTCATCTCGGCCCGGCAGGAACGCCCTTTGACATTGACGCCCACTGCGAACTGTCGTTTTTCAACGAGCAGGGCGAGCCGCAGTGCTGGTTTTTTAAGGAGGGTAGCCTCAATCTCTGGCGTGAACAAAACCGCATTCATGTCGATTTAATGACCTCGCCGCTTTATTTAAGCTTTTCCGACGCGGTGATCCCCGAGCCGCTGCGCTATACGCTGATGACCGAAACACCGTGTCGCGGCTTTCGGATGCCGGTGCGCCGGGCGATAGAAATTATCGAACATCGTCAGCTGTGGAAATCGTTCTGCCACTGGCAGACATGGCTGATGCGTTCGTTTGAGTGGCGCGACGCGCATTTTATCGGCACCACGACCTATTCGCAGATCCGCGCCACGCTGTTGACGATGGCGAGATGGAGCCCGGAACTGCGCGCCCAGATAGGCGTTATCCATCATATTCAGAATCACACCCATATTTCCCGCTCGGTCATCGCCGAAGTGCTCGCTGAGCTTCGCAAGGGCAAGTACATTGAAATGCAGAAGGGAAAGCTGGTGGCGGTGAATAAACTGCCGCTCAACTACTGA
- the tauD gene encoding taurine dioxygenase has product MSERITITPLGPYIGAQVSDINLAKPLSDSQFEQLYHALIRHQVLFVRDQPITPQQQRALAMRFGDLHIHPVYPHAEGVEEIIVLDTHNDNPPDNDNWHTDVTFIDTPPAGAILAAKQLPASGGDTLWTSGIAAFEALSAPLRTLLSGLRAEHDFRKSFPEWKHTKTQEEHQRWRTAVEKNPPLLHPVVRTHPVSGKQALFVNEGFTTRIVDVSLKESEALLGFLFAHITKPEFQVRWRWRENDVALWDNRVTQHYANADYLPERRVMHRATILGDKPFYRAS; this is encoded by the coding sequence ATGAGCGAACGCATTACTATTACGCCGCTGGGGCCGTACATTGGCGCTCAGGTATCCGATATCAATCTGGCGAAACCGCTGAGCGACAGCCAGTTCGAGCAGCTGTATCACGCGCTTATCCGCCATCAGGTGCTGTTTGTGCGCGATCAGCCCATCACGCCGCAGCAGCAGCGGGCGCTGGCGATGCGCTTTGGCGATCTGCATATTCACCCGGTCTATCCGCACGCCGAAGGCGTGGAGGAGATAATCGTGCTGGATACGCATAACGACAACCCGCCGGATAATGACAACTGGCATACCGACGTGACCTTTATCGACACGCCCCCCGCGGGCGCGATACTGGCGGCCAAACAGCTGCCTGCCAGCGGCGGCGACACGCTCTGGACGAGCGGCATCGCGGCGTTCGAGGCGCTCTCCGCGCCGTTACGGACGCTGTTAAGCGGCCTGCGCGCCGAGCATGATTTCCGTAAATCTTTCCCGGAGTGGAAGCACACGAAAACGCAGGAGGAACACCAGCGCTGGCGCACGGCGGTAGAGAAAAACCCGCCGCTGCTCCATCCTGTGGTGCGTACGCATCCGGTGAGCGGCAAACAGGCGCTGTTCGTCAACGAAGGCTTTACGACGCGCATCGTGGATGTGTCGCTCAAAGAGAGCGAGGCGCTGCTGGGCTTTCTTTTCGCGCATATTACGAAGCCGGAATTCCAGGTGCGCTGGCGCTGGCGGGAGAACGACGTGGCGCTGTGGGATAACCGCGTGACGCAGCATTACGCCAACGCCGATTATCTGCCTGAGCGGCGCGTGATGCACCGCGCGACAATCTTAGGCGATAAGCCCTTTTACCGGGCCAGTTAA
- the ampH gene encoding D-alanyl-D-alanine-carboxypeptidase/endopeptidase AmpH: MKRCLLSCALLISAAFSAAHAAQTSPDPVFASDIVDRYANHIFYGSGATGMAIVVIDGNQRVFRSFGETRPGNNVRPQLDSVIRIASLTKLMTSEMLVKMLDQGVVRLDDPLSRYAPPGARVPTYQGEPIRLVNLATHTSALPREQPGGAAKRPVFVWPTRQQRWEWLSTATLKAAPGATAAYSNLAFDLLADALANAAGKPYTQLFEEQITRPLGMKDTTFTPSPDQCKRLMVAEKGASPCNNTLAAIGSGGVYSTPDDMMRWMQQFLASDFHRRSAQADRMQTLIYQRTQLTKVVGMDVPGKADALGLGWVYMAPKAGRPGIIQKTGGGGGFITYMAMVPQHNIGAFVVVTRSPLTRFTNMSDGINDLVTELSGNKPLQTPGS; the protein is encoded by the coding sequence TTGAAACGTTGTCTGCTCTCCTGCGCCCTGCTGATTAGCGCGGCCTTTTCTGCGGCTCATGCCGCGCAAACTTCGCCCGACCCGGTCTTTGCGTCCGATATTGTCGACCGTTACGCCAACCATATTTTCTATGGCAGCGGCGCGACCGGCATGGCGATTGTGGTGATTGACGGTAACCAGCGCGTATTCAGAAGCTTCGGCGAAACGCGCCCCGGCAATAACGTTCGCCCGCAGCTCGACTCGGTTATCCGTATCGCCTCGCTCACCAAACTGATGACCAGCGAAATGCTGGTGAAAATGCTCGATCAGGGCGTGGTGCGGCTTGACGATCCGCTCAGCCGCTACGCACCGCCCGGCGCGCGCGTGCCGACGTATCAGGGCGAGCCTATCCGGCTGGTGAACCTCGCCACGCATACCAGCGCCCTGCCCCGCGAACAGCCTGGCGGCGCGGCGAAACGCCCGGTGTTTGTCTGGCCGACGCGCCAGCAGCGCTGGGAGTGGCTCTCCACCGCGACGCTAAAAGCCGCCCCTGGCGCCACAGCGGCCTATTCCAACCTCGCCTTTGATCTTCTGGCGGACGCGCTGGCGAACGCGGCGGGCAAGCCTTATACGCAGCTGTTCGAAGAGCAGATAACCCGTCCGCTCGGCATGAAAGACACCACGTTTACGCCCTCGCCGGATCAGTGCAAGCGCCTGATGGTAGCCGAAAAAGGCGCCAGCCCGTGCAATAACACGCTGGCGGCGATTGGCAGCGGCGGCGTCTATTCCACGCCGGATGACATGATGCGCTGGATGCAGCAGTTCCTGGCGTCCGATTTCCACCGTCGCAGCGCGCAGGCCGACCGGATGCAGACGCTGATTTATCAGCGCACGCAGCTCACGAAAGTGGTGGGAATGGACGTGCCGGGCAAAGCGGACGCGCTCGGACTTGGCTGGGTCTATATGGCTCCGAAAGCCGGACGCCCTGGCATTATTCAGAAAACCGGCGGCGGCGGCGGCTTTATCACCTACATGGCGATGGTGCCGCAGCATAACATCGGCGCGTTCGTGGTGGTGACTCGCTCCCCGCTGACGCGCTTTACTAACATGAGCGACGGCATCAACGATCTGGTGACCGAGCTGAGCGGCAACAAACCGCTGCAAACGCCGGGATCGTAA
- a CDS encoding CinA family protein: protein MNEKLQHAAKQAGIYLSQRGLRLATAESCTGGLITYTLCATEDTTAFYSSGFITYTNEAKQRMLGVKEETLRLYTAVSEQTVHEMAAGARARSGEDVSLSVSGYAGPSGGEDGTPPGTVWFGWGMPGQETVAEKRHFNGDPKTVIDQAAVFALERLVELLKARE from the coding sequence ATGAACGAAAAACTTCAGCACGCCGCAAAACAGGCCGGCATTTATCTCAGCCAGCGCGGGCTACGCCTGGCGACCGCGGAGTCCTGCACCGGCGGGCTTATCACTTACACGCTGTGCGCCACCGAAGACACCACTGCGTTTTATTCGAGCGGTTTTATCACTTACACCAATGAAGCCAAGCAGCGCATGCTGGGCGTGAAAGAAGAGACGCTGCGCCTCTACACCGCCGTCAGCGAGCAGACGGTGCATGAAATGGCGGCAGGCGCGCGCGCGCGCTCCGGCGAAGATGTCAGCCTGTCCGTGAGCGGCTACGCCGGGCCATCTGGCGGTGAAGACGGCACGCCGCCCGGCACCGTGTGGTTCGGCTGGGGAATGCCGGGCCAGGAAACCGTGGCGGAAAAACGCCACTTTAACGGCGATCCAAAAACCGTTATCGATCAGGCCGCAGTGTTTGCGCTGGAGCGCCTCGTCGAGCTGTTAAAAGCGCGGGAATAA
- the asr gene encoding acid resistance repetitive basic protein Asr, whose amino-acid sequence MKKVLALVVAATMGLSAAAFAADNTAAPAPAAATTTTTAAPAKAPAAKTHHKKAHKKAVEQKAQAAKKHHKKAAEQKPAAEQKAQAAKKHHKKAAGQKPAAEQKAQAAKKHHKKAVKHDAAKPAAQPAA is encoded by the coding sequence ATGAAAAAAGTATTAGCGCTGGTTGTTGCCGCCACTATGGGTCTGTCTGCTGCTGCGTTCGCGGCGGATAACACTGCCGCACCGGCTCCGGCCGCTGCGACCACCACCACCACCGCTGCGCCGGCAAAAGCGCCTGCGGCGAAAACGCACCACAAAAAAGCGCACAAGAAAGCGGTAGAGCAGAAAGCGCAGGCTGCGAAAAAACACCACAAGAAAGCCGCCGAACAGAAACCGGCTGCTGAGCAGAAAGCCCAGGCGGCCAAAAAGCACCACAAAAAAGCCGCCGGGCAGAAACCGGCCGCTGAGCAGAAAGCGCAGGCTGCTAAAAAACACCACAAAAAAGCAGTAAAACACGACGCGGCTAAACCGGCTGCCCAGCCTGCTGCATAA
- the tauC gene encoding taurine ABC transporter permease TauC, protein MSVLINDNAASPPTRRRRAAPRPLALSLATLGALLALWWAATALQLVSPLFLPAPQQVLRQLMTIAGPQGFMDATLWAHLGASLARMLTALLAAALIGIPVGIAMGLNPSLRAILDPLIELYRPIPPLAYLPLMVIWFGIGETSKVLLIYLAIFAPVAMSTLAGVKSAQQVRIRAAQSLGASRWQLLWHVILPGALPEILTGLRIGLGVGWSTLVAAELIAATRGLGFMVQSAGEFLATDVVLAGIAVIALVAFILELGLRALTRRLTPWHGETQ, encoded by the coding sequence ATGAGCGTACTGATTAACGATAACGCGGCGAGTCCGCCCACGCGTCGCCGTCGTGCGGCCCCCCGCCCGCTGGCGCTTAGCCTCGCCACGCTGGGCGCGCTGCTGGCGCTCTGGTGGGCGGCGACGGCGCTACAGCTTGTCAGCCCGCTGTTTCTGCCCGCGCCGCAACAGGTATTGCGCCAGCTGATGACCATCGCCGGGCCGCAGGGGTTTATGGACGCGACGCTCTGGGCGCACCTCGGCGCGAGCCTCGCGAGAATGCTCACTGCATTGCTGGCGGCGGCGCTTATCGGCATTCCGGTCGGCATCGCGATGGGGCTGAACCCGTCACTGCGCGCCATTCTCGACCCGCTGATTGAGCTTTACCGACCGATTCCGCCGCTCGCCTATCTGCCATTGATGGTTATCTGGTTCGGCATCGGCGAGACCTCCAAAGTGCTGCTTATCTACCTCGCGATTTTCGCGCCGGTGGCGATGTCGACGCTGGCGGGCGTCAAAAGCGCGCAGCAGGTGCGTATCCGAGCCGCGCAGTCGCTGGGCGCAAGCCGCTGGCAGTTACTCTGGCACGTGATTTTGCCCGGCGCGCTGCCGGAAATTTTAACCGGTCTGCGCATCGGGCTTGGCGTCGGCTGGTCGACGCTGGTCGCCGCCGAGCTTATCGCCGCCACGCGCGGGCTGGGATTTATGGTGCAGTCTGCCGGTGAGTTTCTGGCGACCGACGTGGTGCTGGCAGGGATCGCGGTGATAGCCCTGGTGGCCTTTATTTTAGAACTGGGGCTGCGCGCGCTGACGCGTCGGCTGACGCCCTGGCATGGAGAAACACAATGA
- a CDS encoding lysophospholipid acyltransferase family protein — MFSIDNVLDDLYPQKTPAPWLKKTLKRLLYEHEFQAFAARHRHLKGLDMVEQVLEHLDIRCDLPARALEQIPDNGPLVVVANHPTGTADGLALLYAISRVRRDVRVVANRMLSHLEPLSSLFIAVDNIGNRTRKTAIKEMEAHLERGGALIFFPSGEVSRPGMEGIQDGDWNAGFVKLASRYRAPVLPVHIAGRNSLAFYGAALIAPPLAMLMLIREMFRKRGTSLPVNIGERIPWSAWHDANTPPREMAARFRLHVSRLGKGQKGCFKTECAIARPEDRAVLRRALASAETLGKTPDGKTIYLWRRNGMEEAPVLRELGRLREIAFRAVGEGSGKRRDTDAYDDDYWHLVLWDDAALEIVGAYRFIPTAQQVALRGPQGLYSYSLFHYDERMDEVLSQGIELGRSFIQPQYWGRRGLDYLWSGIGAYLARYPQYRYLFGPVSISGGLPPAARDLLVAFYRLWFPAQHPLAASRRPYPVSLPEALAQFGGVNYQDDLTRLKSLLGNLGCGIPPLYKQYSELCEPGGVQFIDFGSDPAFSDCVDGLVLVDLTRLKASRRERYIGAPAMQTAPR; from the coding sequence GTGTTTAGCATCGACAACGTTCTGGACGATCTCTACCCGCAGAAAACCCCCGCCCCCTGGCTTAAAAAAACGCTTAAGCGCCTGCTGTATGAACACGAATTTCAGGCTTTCGCCGCCCGCCATCGCCATCTTAAAGGGCTTGATATGGTTGAGCAGGTGCTGGAGCATCTTGATATTCGCTGCGATTTGCCCGCGCGCGCGCTGGAGCAAATTCCGGACAACGGCCCGCTGGTCGTCGTCGCCAACCACCCGACCGGCACCGCCGACGGGCTGGCGCTGCTCTACGCCATTTCCCGCGTGCGGCGCGACGTGCGCGTGGTGGCAAACAGGATGCTAAGCCATCTGGAGCCGCTCTCGTCGCTCTTTATCGCCGTCGACAATATCGGCAACCGCACCCGCAAAACCGCGATTAAAGAGATGGAAGCGCATCTGGAGCGCGGCGGCGCGCTGATTTTCTTCCCGTCCGGCGAAGTGTCGCGCCCCGGCATGGAGGGTATCCAGGATGGCGACTGGAACGCCGGATTTGTGAAGCTCGCAAGCCGTTACCGCGCGCCGGTTTTGCCGGTGCATATCGCCGGGCGCAACAGTCTGGCCTTCTACGGCGCTGCCCTTATCGCCCCGCCGCTCGCCATGTTGATGCTAATCCGCGAGATGTTCCGCAAACGCGGCACGTCGCTGCCGGTGAATATTGGCGAGCGCATTCCCTGGAGCGCCTGGCATGATGCAAACACGCCGCCGCGCGAGATGGCGGCGCGTTTTCGCCTGCACGTTTCGCGCCTCGGCAAAGGGCAAAAAGGCTGTTTTAAAACGGAATGCGCCATTGCGCGCCCGGAAGACCGGGCGGTGCTGCGTCGGGCGCTGGCCAGTGCCGAGACCCTCGGCAAAACGCCGGACGGCAAAACCATTTATCTGTGGCGACGCAACGGCATGGAAGAGGCGCCGGTGCTGCGCGAGCTCGGGCGGCTGCGTGAAATCGCCTTTCGCGCCGTGGGCGAAGGCAGCGGCAAGCGCCGCGATACCGATGCGTATGACGATGACTACTGGCATCTGGTGTTATGGGATGACGCGGCGCTGGAGATAGTCGGCGCGTATCGCTTTATCCCGACGGCGCAGCAGGTGGCGCTGCGCGGGCCGCAGGGGCTTTACAGCTACAGCCTCTTTCACTACGACGAGCGGATGGATGAGGTGTTAAGCCAGGGGATCGAGCTTGGCCGCAGCTTTATCCAGCCGCAATACTGGGGACGGCGCGGGCTTGATTATCTCTGGTCGGGCATCGGCGCGTATCTGGCGCGTTACCCGCAGTACCGCTATCTCTTCGGGCCGGTATCGATTTCCGGCGGCCTGCCGCCTGCCGCGCGCGATCTGCTGGTAGCGTTTTACCGGCTCTGGTTCCCGGCGCAGCATCCGCTCGCCGCCTCGCGCCGCCCTTACCCGGTTTCGCTGCCGGAGGCGCTGGCGCAGTTCGGCGGCGTAAATTATCAGGATGATTTGACGCGCCTGAAGTCGCTGCTCGGCAATCTGGGCTGCGGGATACCACCGCTCTACAAGCAATATTCGGAGCTCTGCGAGCCAGGCGGCGTGCAGTTTATCGATTTCGGCAGCGATCCGGCGTTCAGCGATTGCGTGGACGGCCTGGTGCTGGTCGATTTAACGCGCCTCAAAGCGTCGCGCCGGGAGCGGTATATCGGCGCGCCCGCCATGCAAACAGCACCACGCTAA
- a CDS encoding autotransporter outer membrane beta-barrel domain-containing protein, which yields MHSWKKKLVVSQLAVACTMAIASQASAATDISGKSYDTFYYDGGIMYQGYVGYDYGADYYNGNIYPQISGAQVDGVISTWYLDDGTSNNSNRNALTIKDSTIHGMITSQCMTDNCDNRTGDYLYNRLALTVDNSTIDDDFEHYTYYNADDKTTASQDIYNLGTAITLDQETDLVIQNNSHVAGITLTQGYEWEDNQDVTSATGANSGEIFNNTIAVTDSVLSSGSWTDEGTDGFYGHTGKASDYDNAITADDIALAVVANASADNAMQTTASFDRSTINGDIYFESTFDENFGGYDRTTLDADGNPVTTHVNAYDVNGDGTLDSNGWDDTDRLDVTLTNGSKWVGAAVSNVEATAELYDYQPNSLWPGSTYGIENDDTAFNEAGHVTGNEVYQSGIFNVTLQNGSEWDTRKASNIDALVVDNVSQVNVESSSLLADSIALTNASTLNIGDGGAVATDSLTLDSGSEATLTEETASLYANTLTVDNGAQLNLGLGQVDADQVVLTDGGVLNVASRDYVLDASLGNARYVTNDPHQEDYDDGVIALNSDGHLAVNGDVSGNYRVRIDNATGAGAIADYKGNEVLRVYDDNDATTARFTAANNADLGAYTYEASQQGDTVVLKQRELTDYANMALSIPSANTNIWNLEQDVLSTRLAQGRHSAADTGGAWVTYFGGNFNGDTGELSYDQDVNGLMVGLDKQVDGNNAKWMLGAAAGFAKGDMDDRTGSVDQDSQSARLYASAQFANNVFLDSSLSYSHFSNDLSAVMSDGQAVSGDISSDAWGFGLKLGYDWAFNPQGYLTPYASVSGLLQDGDGYQLSNDMRVNSQSYDSLRYELGADLGYTFSYGNDQAFTPYAKLAYVYDDANDNDADVNGDNIDNGVEGSAVRAGLGGKFSFTKNFSAYADGNYLGGGDVEQDWAANVGVKYTW from the coding sequence ATGCACTCCTGGAAAAAGAAACTTGTAGTCTCACAATTAGCCGTGGCCTGCACGATGGCTATCGCTTCTCAGGCATCCGCCGCCACGGATATTTCAGGCAAAAGCTACGACACGTTTTATTATGACGGCGGCATTATGTATCAGGGTTATGTCGGCTATGACTATGGCGCTGATTATTATAACGGCAATATTTATCCGCAAATTTCCGGCGCGCAGGTCGACGGTGTTATTTCCACCTGGTATCTCGACGACGGCACCAGTAATAATAGCAACCGCAACGCCCTGACCATTAAGGACAGTACCATTCACGGGATGATTACCTCCCAGTGCATGACTGATAATTGCGATAATCGTACCGGAGATTACCTCTATAATCGTCTCGCCTTAACGGTCGATAATTCAACTATTGACGATGATTTCGAACACTACACTTATTATAACGCCGACGATAAAACCACCGCCTCTCAGGATATTTACAATCTCGGCACCGCGATTACGCTTGATCAGGAAACCGATCTGGTTATCCAGAATAACTCCCACGTTGCCGGTATTACGCTGACGCAGGGTTATGAATGGGAAGATAATCAGGACGTCACCTCCGCGACTGGCGCAAATAGCGGCGAAATTTTTAATAACACCATAGCGGTGACAGATTCTGTGTTGAGCTCCGGCTCATGGACCGATGAAGGCACCGATGGTTTTTACGGCCATACCGGTAAAGCCAGCGATTACGATAACGCTATTACCGCTGACGATATCGCACTGGCCGTTGTCGCTAACGCCAGCGCCGATAACGCGATGCAGACCACCGCCTCTTTCGATCGCTCAACCATTAACGGCGACATCTACTTCGAAAGCACGTTCGACGAGAATTTCGGGGGGTATGACCGCACCACGCTTGATGCCGACGGCAATCCGGTTACGACGCATGTCAACGCGTATGACGTGAACGGCGACGGCACGCTCGATTCCAACGGCTGGGATGACACTGACCGCCTGGACGTCACGCTGACGAACGGCAGCAAATGGGTGGGCGCGGCTGTCTCCAATGTGGAGGCGACCGCCGAGCTTTATGACTATCAGCCGAACAGCCTCTGGCCGGGCTCTACCTATGGCATCGAAAACGACGACACGGCGTTTAACGAAGCGGGCCACGTGACGGGCAACGAGGTTTACCAGAGCGGTATTTTCAACGTGACGCTGCAAAACGGCTCCGAATGGGACACCCGCAAAGCCTCGAACATCGACGCGCTGGTCGTGGATAACGTTTCGCAGGTGAACGTGGAAAGCTCATCGCTGCTGGCGGATTCTATTGCCCTGACTAATGCTTCCACGCTGAATATCGGCGACGGCGGCGCAGTCGCGACTGACTCGCTGACGCTGGATAGCGGCAGTGAAGCGACGCTGACGGAAGAAACCGCCTCGCTGTACGCCAACACGCTGACCGTCGATAACGGCGCGCAGCTGAATCTGGGTCTGGGCCAGGTGGACGCCGACCAGGTGGTGCTGACCGACGGCGGCGTGCTGAACGTGGCGAGTCGTGACTATGTGCTGGACGCGTCGCTTGGCAACGCGCGCTACGTCACCAACGATCCGCACCAGGAAGATTATGACGACGGCGTGATCGCGCTGAATTCCGATGGTCATCTGGCGGTCAACGGCGATGTGTCAGGCAACTACCGGGTGCGTATCGATAACGCGACCGGCGCGGGCGCGATCGCGGATTACAAAGGCAATGAAGTGCTGCGCGTGTACGACGATAACGACGCGACCACCGCGCGCTTTACCGCCGCCAACAACGCCGATCTGGGCGCGTACACTTACGAGGCCAGCCAGCAGGGCGATACCGTGGTGCTGAAACAGCGCGAGCTGACCGACTACGCGAATATGGCGCTGAGCATTCCTTCCGCCAATACCAATATCTGGAACCTGGAGCAGGATGTGTTGAGCACGCGTCTCGCGCAGGGCCGCCACAGCGCGGCGGATACCGGCGGTGCGTGGGTAACCTACTTCGGCGGTAACTTTAACGGCGATACCGGCGAGCTGAGCTATGACCAGGATGTGAACGGTCTGATGGTCGGCCTCGATAAACAGGTGGATGGCAATAATGCGAAATGGATGCTGGGCGCTGCGGCGGGCTTTGCGAAAGGCGACATGGACGATCGCACCGGGAGCGTTGATCAGGACAGCCAGTCCGCGCGTCTGTACGCCTCCGCGCAGTTCGCCAACAACGTGTTCCTCGACTCCAGCCTGAGCTACAGCCATTTCAGCAACGATCTGAGCGCGGTCATGAGCGACGGCCAGGCGGTCTCTGGCGATATCTCATCCGACGCCTGGGGCTTCGGGCTGAAACTGGGTTACGACTGGGCGTTTAATCCGCAGGGTTACCTGACGCCTTACGCCAGCGTTTCCGGGCTGCTCCAGGACGGCGACGGCTATCAGCTGAGCAACGATATGCGCGTCAACAGCCAGTCTTATGACAGCCTGCGCTATGAGCTGGGCGCAGATCTCGGTTACACGTTCAGCTATGGCAACGACCAGGCGTTCACCCCGTATGCGAAACTGGCTTACGTCTATGACGACGCGAACGATAACGATGCCGACGTAAACGGCGACAATATCGATAACGGCGTGGAAGGCTCTGCGGTTCGCGCGGGCCTCGGCGGCAAATTCAGCTTCACCAAAAACTTCAGCGCCTATGCCGACGGCAACTACCTCGGCGGCGGCGACGTTGAGCAGGACTGGGCGGCCAACGTGGGCGTCAAATATACCTGGTAA
- the hemB gene encoding porphobilinogen synthase: MADFSLSSRPRRLRQSASLRAMFEETTLSRNDLVLPIFVEEELDDYKPIAAMPGVMRIPEKYLAREIERIAKAGIRSVMTFGISHHTDECGSDTWNENGLVARMSRIAKDAVPEMIVMSDTCFCEYTTHGHCGVLCEHGVDNDATLTNLGRQAVVAAAAGADFIAPSAAMDGQVKAIRQALDAAGFTDTAIFSYSTKFASSFYGPFREAAGTALKGDRKTYQMSPMNRREAIRESLLDEAEGADALMVKPAGAYLDILRDVRERTSLPLGAYQVSGEYAMIKFAAQAGAIDEEKVVLESLGAIKRAGADLIFSYFALDLAEKNIL; the protein is encoded by the coding sequence ATGGCCGATTTTTCATTGAGTTCCCGCCCGCGCCGCCTGCGCCAGTCCGCCTCGCTGCGCGCCATGTTTGAAGAAACCACGTTAAGCCGCAACGATCTGGTGCTGCCGATTTTCGTTGAGGAAGAGCTGGACGACTACAAACCGATCGCCGCCATGCCTGGCGTGATGCGTATTCCAGAAAAATATCTCGCCCGTGAAATCGAGCGCATCGCGAAGGCGGGTATCCGCTCCGTGATGACGTTCGGCATTTCGCATCATACCGATGAGTGCGGCAGCGACACCTGGAATGAAAACGGGCTGGTGGCGCGCATGTCGCGTATCGCCAAAGACGCGGTGCCGGAAATGATCGTGATGTCGGACACCTGTTTTTGCGAATACACCACCCACGGGCACTGCGGCGTGCTGTGTGAGCACGGCGTGGATAACGACGCGACGCTCACCAATCTGGGACGTCAGGCCGTGGTGGCTGCCGCGGCGGGCGCTGACTTTATCGCCCCTTCCGCCGCGATGGACGGCCAGGTGAAAGCCATTCGCCAGGCGCTGGACGCGGCAGGCTTCACCGACACCGCGATTTTCTCCTATTCCACCAAATTCGCCTCATCCTTCTACGGCCCGTTCCGCGAAGCCGCCGGCACCGCGCTGAAAGGCGATCGTAAAACCTATCAGATGAGCCCGATGAACCGCCGCGAAGCGATCCGCGAGTCGCTGCTGGATGAAGCCGAAGGCGCGGACGCGCTGATGGTCAAACCGGCGGGCGCGTATCTCGACATCCTGCGTGACGTGCGCGAGCGCACCAGCCTGCCGCTCGGCGCCTATCAGGTGAGCGGTGAGTACGCGATGATCAAATTCGCCGCCCAGGCGGGCGCGATTGACGAAGAAAAAGTGGTTCTGGAAAGCCTCGGCGCTATCAAGCGCGCGGGGGCGGATCTTATTTTCAGCTACTTCGCCCTCGATCTGGCCGAGAAAAACATTCTCTGA